The nucleotide sequence ACGCAGGTCAGGCAAACTATTCTTCGGCAAAAGCAGGACTATTTGCTCTCACAAAATCCGCCGCAAGGGAACTCGCTTCCAGAAATATAACCGTGAACTGTGTTGCTTCCGGTTTTATCAACAATCGATTTGCCGAGCATGTCCCGGAAAAAATTAGAAATTCTATCTTGGATTCCATTCCTTTAAAAATCAAAAGAAATCCGGAAGAAGCGGTCGGCTCTGCAGTCGCTTTCCTAGCTTCCGAAGAAGCGGATTGGATTACCGGAGCAACTCTCCGAGTAGACGGAGGTATGTTGATCGGATTTTAGACCGTTTGCTCATTTGGCAGTTTTACGAACAGGTTAGAAAAGAATTCAAAAAATTTCTTGCCTGTTCTTTTGTAAGAAGTGATTTAACTCTTTAGATTCTTTTCTTCTTATTTTATGAATGCTCTTACAAAATATTGCCAATATGTTCTTTCGCTTGAAAAGGATCAAGATCCGGAAAATAAAATCTATCACGACACGGAATACGGTTTTACCCTAAGATCGGACGATGAATTATTCGGCAGGCTAATCTTAGAGATCAACCAGGCAGGTCTTTCTTGGACCACGATCTTAAGAAAGAAGGAAAACTTCCGTAAGGCTTATAAAAACTTCTCTATTAAAAAGATCTCAAAGTTTTCCGAAAAAGATTTCAATCGCCTTATGAACGATGCAGGGATCATCCGGAACAAACTTAAAATAAACGCCGCCATTCATAATGCGAACGTAATTGTCGGTCTCCAAAAGGAATTCGGAAGTTTCCATGATTGGTTGTATTCGCATCATCCCAAATCATTGGAAGAATGGACCAAACTATTCAAAAAAACTTTCGTGTTCGTTGGTGGGGAGATAGTGAACGAATTTTTAATGAGCACAGGTTATTTAGAAGGAGCTCATGGTCCGGGTTGCCCGATCTATAAGAAAGCCTTAAAGTCCATGCCTGCCTGGAATTCTAAATAGATCTATCATGCAAAAATGAAATCCTTCCTCCTTTCGGAAAAATCCAATGCTGAATTCGAATCTTACTAATCGGCTCCGAAAATCAGGTTTTCTGCTGGTAGACTATCCTAGCCCATTATAAAATAACTTTCCAAGCAAATGAAAGTTAAGTTGTTCTCATTTTCCATTCTTTTCTGTTTCGCGATCAGTTTTCCTTTTTTTATAGGAGCTCAGCCCGAGAGTAAGACAGTTTGTTTAAACTGGGAAAAAAATTTTCCCAAAATAGATTCCAAACTATATTTAGAGATCAGCGGGTTAGAATTGATCCTAAATCCTCCTTCCGACGCGACTATGAGAAGCAGAAGACCGGGAGAGCTTGTTCCCGTCATTCACGGATCTTATAAAATCGAAGGAAACAAATTAGTTCTGATCGAATTTCCGTACGAACCTTCCGATCCTGACGAGTGTTCTTTCAATTGTAAGGAACAATCACTTACTCTTCGGGCCAATCGAAATGTTGAGGAAGTATTCGATACTTGTTTCAAATCATGCAAGGACAATACGAATTTCAAATACGGAAAGGATAAGTTCAAACTACATTTGAAATTTAAGATTTACAGGGATGAATCGGATACTTTACGGATAGATTCAGTTTCTTATAGAGATCTGAATCCGGTCACAGGGAAATTGGTTTATTCATTTCCTCATTATTTCGCAGGCGACCTGGTAGAGTGCGCTAATTCCATTTGGGATTAATATATTCTTAAAATATAATATTACTTATCCAAGGATAAAAGTGCTTTTTCTAGTCGATGGATATGTTTAAAGTCGCCTGACATTCCATATAATTGTAACGCACCTTGATAATAAAAAAGGATACTTTCGGAAATTTCCTTTAACTCGGACTCGGTTTTTGACTTTTTAGAATTCCAAGTAAATCCTTTTAAACACAGTTCGAAATCCTGGACCCAACGATTTAATGCGACTTTTACAAAATCCGAGATCTCAGGTTCGTCATGTGTTTGATTGGATAAATTTGCGTAAGGACAACCGTAAATATACGTATTTTTCAGTCCTCTTCTCAACATTTTCATCCAAGATCGGATAAAGTCCGAATATCTTTTTTCTTTTGCAGCAATCCTTTTAACAAAACCTAATATAGCTTCTTCTTGTTCCAAAAGATAAGCCTTACCCAGATCCCTTTTTGAGGGAAAATGGATGTACAAGCTCTTCTTAAAGGCACCCGCTTCGTCTAAAATTTCGTTTATTCCAGTATTCGGATAACCCTTGGAATAGAACAATTTAAACGCCGCCTGGAGGATCCTGTCCTTGGCCGGATCTTCCGATCGAATTAAGTCCTTTTGGATTCTCATCTTTTTTCTCTTCCGATTATAATTATGGTAGACTGATTTGTCTACCATAATTTATTCTGGAATTTACGAAGTAGACCATTTTGTCTACCGGAGGCTTTTTATGAGGCTCATGGAAAAAACAGATAAGATCAGCACATCCTTCACCGTTCCTGTCCGTAAATCCGACATAGATGTAAACGGACATGTAAATAATGGTACCTACCAAAGTTATTTTGAAGAAGCAAGGATCAAAACATTCCAACTTTTAAAAGAAGAAGGAGAAACAATCCTTAGTTCAGACCGCTTAGTAGTCCGCCAATGCGAGATAGAATACAAAGCAGAGTTAAAATATCCGGAAGATGCAGTAGTGACTACGAACATTCTTCACTCCGATCCCGAATCGACGGAGATTATACAGGAAATTTTCCGCTCTTCCGATTCAACATTGGTATGTAAGGCAAGATTTGTGATGAGCCTTTTTAACGATTCGGAAGAGGTCTTTTATTCGGAAGAGGATTATCCGTATGCCTTCTATCATCCGATCAGCGTAGGCTGGGCGGAGATGGATCCGGAAGGTAAGGTAAATCTAGAAACAATCCAGTATTATCTAGACGATGCAAGGATCCGCTCTTCTTATCAATGCGGATTGGATTTACATGCATTACAGGCAAAAGGGATCGGTCCGGTTGTTTACAAAGCCGAATTAAACTATTTCGACTCTATGGGTTTTCCGGAAAATTTTGTGATCGTAACTGTGTATCAAAAAGCGGAGAAGAATAGATTGGCATTTCGACATGATGTATTCTCTAAAAAGACAAAAAAATTGATCCTTACTTCTTTAGTGCAAGGACTGTTTATGGATCTAAAGAGAAAAAGACCCCACCAATTCACTGAAGAAGAAATGAAAATGATATTTAGTGTGAAAACTAAGCCTATCTTCGATTGAATTTATGATTTGAATTATAGCTAACAAAAAGAGAGGTTAGCTTCAATGAGATTCGAACATTGGAGCCCTCTCCATTTTATTATTCTTTTTCTCACGGCTTTCCTCGGTTTCGGACTCCCGTACTTCTCTAAAAAGTTCGCTTCTCCCAAAGTTAAGAATACGATAGGGTATGTACTCGGGATTATTCTTCTTTTAAATTATTTGGTTTATGTAATATATCGGATCGATTCGGGATATTGGCAGATACGTTATGATCTTCCTATGGAGTTTTGTAATTGGTCCGCAATCGTAACCTCTCTGGCGCTTTTTACTCGAAACAGGACTCTTGCGGAACTTTCCTATTTTTGGGTAATTGCAGGTTCCATGCAAGGGGTTATTACTCCGGATCTTTCAGTTACATTTCCTCATATCTACTTTTTTATATTCTTTATAGCTCATTCCGGCCTGGTCATTGCCACTCTTTATGTTGTATTTGGCCTGGAGCTCATCCCCAGAAAAGGTTCAGTTCTTCGAGCCGTTCTTTACGCGCAGATCTACGTTATTGTTGCTTTGATTATAGATTTTGCTTTAGACGCGAATTATGGATATATGAGAGAAAAATCGGCAGCAGGCTCTTTAATGGATTATTTAGGTCCATGGCCTATTTATATTCTTTGGATGCAGGCTTTAGGAGTGATCCTTTTCACCATATTATATCTTCCATTCTGGAAGAAAAATGCAGAATCGAAATATTAAACAAGAATGGTGTAAATCAGCAAAGATCGGCAATTCGGTAGAAAAAACAAGACGACTATTCAGATTCTATTCTTTCTACAGCGTCTACCGGAATGATCAAGTTTCCATCCGGTCTTAATACTACATAGAAGCTATCTTGCTGGTAAATTATCCCTCTTTCCATCGATCCATCCTTTAGATATAGAATACGGACTTCTTGGGAGATAACATGTGAAGCACTCGGACCTTTACTATTTAAAATGTCCGTAATGGATGACTTGTCCA is from Leptospira sp. WS58.C1 and encodes:
- a CDS encoding DNA-3-methyladenine glycosylase I produces the protein MNALTKYCQYVLSLEKDQDPENKIYHDTEYGFTLRSDDELFGRLILEINQAGLSWTTILRKKENFRKAYKNFSIKKISKFSEKDFNRLMNDAGIIRNKLKINAAIHNANVIVGLQKEFGSFHDWLYSHHPKSLEEWTKLFKKTFVFVGGEIVNEFLMSTGYLEGAHGPGCPIYKKALKSMPAWNSK
- a CDS encoding TetR/AcrR family transcriptional regulator; protein product: MRIQKDLIRSEDPAKDRILQAAFKLFYSKGYPNTGINEILDEAGAFKKSLYIHFPSKRDLGKAYLLEQEEAILGFVKRIAAKEKRYSDFIRSWMKMLRRGLKNTYIYGCPYANLSNQTHDEPEISDFVKVALNRWVQDFELCLKGFTWNSKKSKTESELKEISESILFYYQGALQLYGMSGDFKHIHRLEKALLSLDK
- a CDS encoding acyl-CoA thioesterase; the protein is MRLMEKTDKISTSFTVPVRKSDIDVNGHVNNGTYQSYFEEARIKTFQLLKEEGETILSSDRLVVRQCEIEYKAELKYPEDAVVTTNILHSDPESTEIIQEIFRSSDSTLVCKARFVMSLFNDSEEVFYSEEDYPYAFYHPISVGWAEMDPEGKVNLETIQYYLDDARIRSSYQCGLDLHALQAKGIGPVVYKAELNYFDSMGFPENFVIVTVYQKAEKNRLAFRHDVFSKKTKKLILTSLVQGLFMDLKRKRPHQFTEEEMKMIFSVKTKPIFD
- a CDS encoding TIGR02206 family membrane protein; protein product: MRFEHWSPLHFIILFLTAFLGFGLPYFSKKFASPKVKNTIGYVLGIILLLNYLVYVIYRIDSGYWQIRYDLPMEFCNWSAIVTSLALFTRNRTLAELSYFWVIAGSMQGVITPDLSVTFPHIYFFIFFIAHSGLVIATLYVVFGLELIPRKGSVLRAVLYAQIYVIVALIIDFALDANYGYMREKSAAGSLMDYLGPWPIYILWMQALGVILFTILYLPFWKKNAESKY